In Tautonia rosea, the DNA window AAACACGCTCAACTATGAATTCTTTTGCCTTGAGTTCCGACAGTGCTCGGCGGGCAACGAGGATCAATTCCATCGGAGGGGTCGCTCCGAGGTTGTTGACAAGCAAGGCAACCGACGCGCCAGTGGGGAGTTTCAAATCGCCGAGAATCTGGTCGAGCAAGCAATCAACAAGTTCATCGACGGGTTTGAGGGATTCACGACGAATCCCGGGTTCGCCGTGGATCCCGAGACCGATCTCGATCTCCTGTGGTCCGAGATCGAAGCCAGGTTTGCCTGAAACGGGAATAATCCCCGGAGAAAGGGCGACTCCCATGGTTCGAACCGATTCGGCAGCGTTTCGGGCTTCGGCTGCGACCTCGGCCAAGGACGCTCCTGCCTCGCTGGCGGCTCCGGCAACCTTGTGAACCAAAACCGTCCCGGCAAGTCCCCGTCGTCCTGCATGGTTCGTCGAAGACGACAAGGCGACGTCATCAGCCACAATCACCATCTCAACCGGAATCCCTTCGGACCTGGCCAGCTCAGCGGCGAATCCGAAATTTAGACGATCGCCGGTGTAATTCTTGACAATTAAGAGAACGCCGGCTGGACCGGCGACCGCCCGGATCGCTGCGATCACTTCATCCGTAGACGGTGACGTGAACACATCTCCCAGAACCGCTGCCGACAGCATTCCCCGTCCCACATAGCCCGCATGGGCAGGTTCATGACCGCTGCCTCCTCCAGAAATCAATGCAACCGTGTGTCGGGGCTGGTTTGCGTCGGCAAGGTCCGCGGTGAGGAGCACATTGTGTCCCTCCAGTCGGGTCAGCTCCGGATCAAGAAGCACCAGGCCTTCGAGCATCTCTGACACCACATTGTGCGGATTGTTTATCAATTTTTTCATGAGAGTCTTCAAAAGAAAATCCAGTTCATCGCCTTTACTACTGAGCCCACATCGAAAGGGATCAGGCTGACTCGGCGAAGAGAAGCGACTCGGCAGTTCCAGTTAACAGCCATCGTCGATCGTCGTCGTCGAGGAAGTCGAGCTGAGTTTGGATGAGATCAATGCTCGCTTGATACGAATGATCAACCACTTGGAATGGGCAATCACTCTCCCACATGCAGCGATGCGACCCATACGCATCAACAACACGGCGAATCATGGGTGCAAGGTCAGTATATGGCGGACCCATTGGGCTCAGCGCGTAAAAGGCTCCAATCTTGACGTAGGCATTCGGATTTCTGGCAAGATCGCACAGTGCTCGAAGATCGGGCTCTCGGAACTGACCATCGACTCCGATCCGAGCAAGATGATCGACGATGAACGGAGTCTCCGGGTACGTTCGGCATACCCGATCGACTTCCGGCAACGCATTGGGATCGATCAGAAAGCTAATTGCCTGTTTGCTCTTAGACGCATGGGAAAACATCGCATCATATCCGGGGTGATCGAGCCAGCGATCCATCGGAAGCTTGAGGAACTGCGGTTGAACACGAAACGCTCGAACCCCCTTTGTCGCCAGGTCAGCCATTTCAGCACCAGGATCACGCCCTTCAGGATCGATGATCGCTGTCCCGATAAAGCGATCAGGATAGGCCGCGATCATGTCAACCATGTACGAATTATCGAATCCGTAATAACTCATCTGGATCAGATTCACCCGTCCCACACCTGACGGTCGACAGGTTGAAAGCAGTTCCTCAGCCGTGAACGACGGGGGCAGCATCTCGCTTTGAGTGAATCCGGGAGCAAGGGGATATCGAACAAGATCAGGAGTCCAAATGTGAGAATGAGCATCGATGTAGGGTTCGGTCTCAAGTGATAGCGGACCCACCTGGCCTCGTGGTTTTCGTTGAGCATCCGATCGGGCGTTGGCCTGCTTCTGGAAAGCACTCTCTGCGCGATCTGATGCACCAGAAATCGCCAGGCCCGTAAGTCCCATCATCGCCCCTCTGAGTAGGAAACGTCGTGAGATTGAGGAGTCAGGGTGCGTTTCGGGGTTGCTCGATGTGTGCTGAAGCAGGTCGTCAGATTGGCGTCTCATCGCGTTTTCACCTCAGGTATCGGGTCGTCGAACGCAACTCGCTTGGTCGGATCGGAGGGCTATCGCAGCACCCCGACTCCCCGATGTCAAGGAGCAGCGACCATTTCCATCGAGCGATCAACCGCTTCATGACGTATCATCGGTCGAACGTGTCGAGTTGTTCGTCAATCCGAAAGGGTGGTCTTCTCCCTTTTCAATCACAAGACGGTCACTGTCCCATCCGAACACTCTCCAAGAATTGAGAAGCGACATGCGTCGAAGTCTTTCGATCGAACGAACAGATTCCGTCGAGGCGAAGGTCCGACTGCTTCACGAGGCCTATCAGAAGGGGCGGCTCGATTTGGTCTTGTCCCTGGCTGATTCCATTCGGGAAGGCATTCGATTTGATCGTCAGATCACGCTCGATCCATTCGAGCCTCATCTCGAGGCTGAAAACTTTGTGCCGGTTGCCGATCTCCCGAAACCCTGGGCCATTTGGGCAAGAGGATGGAGGTTGGTCCAGGCGCTCTCGATCTTCGAGACCATCGGACAGGCTCGCTCCGGTGAACCGGTTGAAATTCGCCTCCGGCTCCGAATCGATCAGGTGACCGATCCAAACCGAGAACTTCGTATTGCCCGAGTTGACCTCGAGCAGGGCACCCTCCATGAGCTCCCCTCGCAGGTGTCCAGCGTGACTCGCTCGGATCAAGAGTGGCGCTGCCGTCTAACATTTCTTGCGAAGGTTCCCCAGCACGACCAGGCGACATACCTCGTCTTTACAGACAATCCCAACGCCGAACGCCCCGAGTACATCACCGACCTAAACGTTGTAGGTGAAGGCTACGACCTGGAAATCAGCAACCACTTTTATGTTGCTCGACTGTCCGGACAGGTCGGGCAGCTGGAACGCCTCACCTCACGTCGAGAACACGGGCTAGAGCTCTATGCCGGCGGAAAAGGGCATGGTGAACCTCCAGGAATCGATTGGGCCCACGATTATGTTGATCATGAGTCCTTCCAGAAGCTCCGAGTGCGAAACTGGGCGGAATGTCCCGATTTCGAGGTTGAACGGGGTCCAATATTCGTTCGGCTTCGTCGGTGGGGATTTCCTCACAGTCCCGTGCATCCGCTGTTCACCCCAAGCCGGATACACATCGATCAGACCTACACATTCCATGCAGGATTACCCTATTTCTTCAAAGAAGGAACCATGGAGGCGATCAAGGATGTGCGGATCGAAGCCATGCGGGATGATGAGTGGGTTTTCTCCGGCTATTCATACACGAACCTGATCTGGTTCGATGGCTCGGGAAAGCTTCACGACGGCCCAGTCCCCCCCGAGGCCGCCAACAACCTCTGGGGGGTCGGGTTCTATCACAATCAAAGCCAGGATGCCTTTCTTGCCTTCTGGCTGGACCATCGGGTTGACGGGCACGATCGGATCGACCATTCCGGCTCACCCACCCTCTCCTATCCCGGGCACGGACAACTCTGGAGCCGATATCCGGCACAGCAGACCGTCCTGAACGCCGGAACGGTCTTCCACCAACGAAATGCCTATCACCTCTTCCCCTTCTCCGGAGAGGGCGACGCCGAAGCTCTGGAAGCGATGCGGCACCGGCTTCTGAATCCGATCGAGCCGATCGCCGATGAACTTCCCCGGTGTGCTCACCCCCTTGCAAGCGGTTCCCTCGCTCGCCAGGGAGAAACCGAGGAATACGGACTTCAGAAACAGAACATCTGGCACGCGCTCCACCAGGTCAAGGACGAGCAACTCTATACCGCCGAGGCTAGTATCGTCGACCTTGGTTACATTTACGATGTCCGGGTGCGGGCCGGAGTCGCTCTCGTGACCGTGACCATGCCCCATCGAGGGCGACCGGTCCACGACTTCCTTGTCTCACAAGGAGGTGGCCGTGTGAGTGAAGGAATTCGTGAACACGTCCTCAGAGTTGAGGGGATTGAGAATGTGGTCGTTGACCTGACCTGGAACCCTCCCTGGACCGTCGCTCGATTGTCCAACCAGGGACGAGCGGTCATGGGCCTGGACCCATCGTGATCAGCCACTGATGCCTGGGGTCCTGGGGAGGAGGGATGTTCTCCCTCCCCAGGACCTCTGTCTTTCCTGAGTATCGTCGCGGTTCCTGTCCCCCCCATCACGGATAGCTGTACGGCGCATCGAGCCCCATCGGGATCCCAATCATCCAGTACAACACCAGGAAGACAGTCCAAACCACGAGAAAAACCACCGAATACGGAAGCATCAACGACACCAAGGTGCCAATCCCCGTCCCTCTCACGTAGCGCTGGCAGTACACCACCACGAGAGGGAAATACGGCATTAACGGGGTAATGATGTTCGTGGTCGAATCCCCCACTCGGTAGGCGGCCTGGGTCAGTTCGGGAGAAATTCCCAGTTGCATCAGCATTGGGACGAAAATGGGCGAAAGTAATGCCCACTTCGCCGAGGCCGAACCGACCAGCAAGTTTACCGCTCCGGTCAACAGAATAATTCCGACAATTGTGACCTGTGGCGGCAGTCGCAAGGCCCGAAGTCCATCGGCCCCCTTCAATGCCATCAGGGCACCAATATTCGAATCATTGAATGCCTTGATAAACAAAGACGCAAAAAAGGCGAGGACAATGTAATATCCCATTGCCGACATCGACTTGCTCATTCCCTTGATGATGTCTCGGTGGTCCTTGACTGTTCCGGCAACGTAACCGTAGACAACGCCGGGAATCAAGAACAGCAGGAAGATCAATGGGACAATGGATTGCATCAAGCGCGCCTTCGCGTCGGTCAACCCGCCCTCGGGAGATCGCAAGGGTGAGTCGGCCGGAGCACTCAACACGCCGAGCACGATCAGACTGCCCACCATCGCCAACAGCGCGGCGACCAGGCCTCGCCATTCCCGAGTGCCGAGAGACGCCATCGGTTGAAGGTCTGACAGGTCACCATCGACCTTGGTCATTGCTAGTCGAGGTTCGATAATCCGATCCGTCAGATACCAGCCAAGCAGAATGATCAAGGCCGAAGACGCTGCCGTGAAATACCAGTTACAGAGTGGATTCACCAGGCGATCTGCGTCGATGACCTGCGCACCGGCCTGAGTCAATCCTTGCAGCAACGGATCGATCCCCGAGGGGATAAAGTTCGCGCTGAACCCACCCGAAACCCCCGCGAACGCCGCTGCGATTCCGGCCAACGGATGCCGTCCGGCGGCGTGAAAGATGACCCCACCAAGCGGGATCACCAGCACATATCCCGCGTCGGCCGCCGTGTGACTGACTATCGCCACCAGGATCAGCATGGGTGTGAGGAGAGATCGAGACGTGATCCCCAACAGGGCCTTCAAACCGGCGTTGATAAATCCGGTATGCTCAGCCACTCCCACTCCAAGCAAGGCCACCAGCACTACCCCCAGCGGGTGGAAGCCGACGAACGTGGCGACCATGTTCGCCAGAAAATTCGCCAGGCTCTCGCCGGTCAACTGGTTCTGGATTCGGATCGGCTCTTGTGTGACCGGATGGATCTCAGTGAACTCGATCGGAGAAAGCGCCGCCGACGCTCCCCAGACAATCACCATGAGGATGAGGAATAGAACCGCCGGATCGGGCAGCATGTTGCCCAGCCGTTCGATCAGATTCAGGGCGCGGTCGATCGCAGACTGTTTGCTCTCGGGATCGATCCCCGTGACTTGCGGGGGCGGGTCGGTCGCCTCGGGGGGCATCTGCGGCTGGTCGGAATCGTCGTTCATCAGTTGCGTTACTCACCGATCAGGCCAGATCGGATCGAGTCGGGCACACCGCCGAGCCTCCTTCGCCTCGACCCGAAACGATTCTGACATGGACGGCCCGCCACGCAAGGGGGAGCCTACCTGGATCTGGGCAGTTCGACGGACGTTGGCGGTCGTCTCTGAGAGTTCCGCAGCCGGCCGAACCCAACTCAGGCCACTGCATACCAAAGCGTTGCAAGCACGTGACAGGCCGAGCCTGCCATCACACACACATGCCATACCAGATGATGAAACTTCATCTTCTGAGCGGCATAAAATCCCACTCCGATCGTGTACGCCATCCCCCCCGCCACTAGCAATGCCAGACCTCGGGGATCCATTCGTTCGGTCACCGGTCCAACCACAAGTAAGATCAACCAGCCCATCACGAGGTAAAGTTTCGTTCCTTGGTAGGGGCGGATGGTGCCCGCCGCGATCGTTCGAAAGATGCCATAAATCGCCAGAGCCCAGACCGACACAAGCAGCAACCAGCCCCAGGTCCCTCTCAGAACGCCCAGTGCGAATGGAGTGTAAGTTCCTGCAATCAAAAGAAAAATCGCTGCTCGGTCGATCACCTCGATCAGCCGCTTTGTCTGACCTTCGGGTAAGGCATGATGGAGTGCCGACGAGAGATAAACGACGACCATCGTTGTCCCAAAGATCGCTGCCGCCAGAGCCGCGGTCCTTCCTCCGACCTCCAGGGCACCATCGACCAGCAAGGGAAACACCATGAGAGCCGCCACGAACCCGAGGCCGTGACTTACCGCATTGGCAAGTTCCTCGGCCTTTGTCCAGGGTCTCCACTCCTGATCGTTCTGATCAGTCATCCAGTTGACCCCAAGCATTCTCGGACGATCGGCTTCGGGGATTCTCGAGTGTTCCAGCTTCATCGGCTCGTTCCCCTTGATCGTTCAAAAATGATAGGACCCGATGCCGGCTCTCAATCGCTCATGTAAAATAGAAAAGCCTGAGCGATTACGCAGATCAGTTCGCCCCTCCGCCCTGTTCGCTCACACTACTGAGATCGGCTTCTGAGGATTTCTTCGATGAATCGGAATGGTGTTGTTCCCAAAGTCTCCTGCTGGAGGAGGCACTTGGCGGTCGGATTGGGCATTGTCGCCCTCGCCGTCTCTCCGGTCTGGGCCCAGGAAGTAAACCTCGACACTCAAGATCGAATCTCCGAGATTCAGGAACGAATCGAGGAACTCACCCGGCAACTCGAAGCGTTGAAGCAAGCGGAAGCCGAGCGGGCATTAGCCGAAGGAGAGGGACCTCGCGTCGATCCAGCCTGGATCGACAGTCTTCAATGGCGGGAGCTTGGTCCGGCGAACATGGGAGGGCGGATCGTCTCCCTCGCGGTGGTCGAAGACGATCCCAGCACGTTTTACGTTGCCACGGCCTCGGGAGGATTGCTCAAAACGACGAATAACGGCATTTCCTTCACTCACCTGTTCGAACGCGAGACCACCGTTTCGATCGGAGATGTGGCTGTCGCTCCGTCTGATCCGAACATCGTCTGGGTTGGAACAGGAGAGCAGAATCCGAGAAACTCCGTCTCCTACGGTGATGGCGTTTACAAGTCTACCGATGGTGGCAAAACCTGGACCAATATGGGGTTGAAGGAGTCGTTTCAGATTGGTCGAATCTTGATCCATCCTCACGATTCGAACGTTGTCTACGTTGGTGCACTTGGGCGTCTCTACGGACCGAACGAGGAACGTGGCCTCTATAAAACCACCGATGGGGGTGATACCTGGGAAAAGGTTCTACACCTGGACGAATCGACCGGCATCATTGACGCCGTCATGCATCCGACCAATCCTGACACGCTCCTTGTCGCGGCCTATGAGCGTCGTCGAGACGAATTCGATGTGGGCGACCCGGCCGTCAAATTCGGCGAGAAGGCCGGGATCTATAAAACGACTGATGGTGGTCGATCCTTCGCTCGAATCACCCAGGGACTGCCAACCTGCAAGCTCGGGCGGATTGGTCTGAACTACTTCCGCTCCAATCCGGACGTCGTGTTTGCGATCGTGGAATCCGAGCGCATTGGAGAAGGCCCCAAACTTCCAGAAGGCAAACAACCCGCGCTCATGGGGATTCAGGGTGAGGATTCCGAGATCGGTGCCGGTCTGACGGCGATCACTCCGGATGGTCCTGCTGCCAAGGCGGGCCTCGAATCTGGAGACGTCGTCACCGAGATCGACGGCACCAAAGTCGAGAAATACCAGGATCTGATTGACGTTCTCCGAACCAAGTTCGCGGGCGACACCGTCTCGGTCAAGGCCCGTCGGGGAGACGAAGAAAAGACCTTCGAACTGACCTTCGCGGCACGTCCCACTCAGGGCGATACAAGACGCCCCTTCGCCGCATCGCTGGGTGGTCAGCAGGAGAACAAGCAGGACGAGCAGGGCGATGAGGGCTTCGAGACTGGCGGCGTCTACAAATCGACCGACGGTGGTGAAACATGGACTCGGATTAACAGCCTGAATCCTCGCCCGATGTACTTCAGCAAGATCCGTGTCGATCCCACTGATGAGCAACGACTCTACGTCCTCGGCATCGCCTTGTACCGTTCCCAGGACGGCGGAAAAACCTTCACGGCCGATGGAGCCAGAGAAGCGCACGCCGACAACCACGCGTTGTGGATCGATCCCCGAGATGGTCGCCACATCATCCTTGGTACTGACGGTGGAACCTATGTCTCCTACGATCGCTGCGAGCAATGGGACCACCTGAACCATCTTGCCCTCGGGCAGTTCTACCACGTCGCAATCGACACCAGGCGGCTTTATTCCGCCTACGGCGGCCTTCAGGACAACGGCACCTGGGGAGGCCCCGTCGCGACTCGTAATGGTCAGGGGCCGACCAACGAAGATTGGATTCGCGTGGGTGGCGGAGACGGCTTTCAGTGTCGCGTGGATCCGGACGACCCTGACCTGATCTACTACACGAGCCAGTATGGCGCCCTTCAACGCGTGAATCTCCGCACTGGAGAGCGCGGGAGCATTCGCCCCCCTCGGCCCGAAGGGACACGATATCGATGGAACTGGAACACCCCATTCATCCTTTCGAGCCACAACCCCAAGGTTTACTACGCAGCAGGGAATTACGTGTTCAGATCGCTGGATCGCGGGAATGATCTTCGGATCATCTCTCCCGAAATCACCAGGACTGACCGCGGCAGCGCAACAGCTCTGGCCGAGTCTCCCGTCGATCGCGACGTCCTTTACGTTGGCACCGATGACGGGAAGCTGTGGGTCTCCCGTGATGGCGGGGTGGTGTGGACTGATGTAACCGAGGCGCTTGGCCTGCCCGGTCCAAGAGGGATGAGCACAGTCGAGCCCTCTCGATTCGAGGCCGGACGATGTTACGTCGCCATCGACGCCCACCGCAACGACGACGACAATCCCTATCTGTTCGTCACCGAGGACTACGGCGAGACCTGGGAATCGATCACCAGCAACCTCCCTCGCGGTTCGACGCGATGCCTCCGTGAGGACGTGAAAAACCCCGAATTACTCTACTGTGGAACTGAGTTTGCCCTCTGGTTCTCGATCAATCGCGGCCAGTCGTGGCAGCGGCTCAACAGTAACCTGCCCACCGTGGCGATCCACGAGATCGCCATTCATCCCACCGCCGGAGAGATTGTGGCAGCCACTCACGGAAGGAGTCTCTGGGTTCTTGACGTGACCCCAATCCGAGAGCTGACCGAAGAGGTTCGGGAGGCAAAGGCCCATCTCTATCGCCCGTTGCCTGCAGTCCGATGGAAGCGAGAGCCGATTCGGGGTGGGACCAATCGGAAGTTCTATGGTGAGAACCCTACGAACGGAGGGGTACTCTATTACTCCTTGACCAGGGAGGCCGAGCAGGTCTCCTTGAACGTGGTGGATGCTGCCGGTCAGACCCTTCAAACCCTGCGAACATCCCGCCAACCTGGCCTGCACCGGGTTGTCTGGGATCTGACTCGAAGGCCGGAAGGCCGGAGGGGACTCCCAGGCGGCCGAAGAATGCAAGGCATTCCCGTTCCTCCGGGCACTTATGGGATCATCCTGGAGGTGGATGGCGAGAGCTTCCGGCAGACGATTCGGGTCGAGCAAGACCCGGCCTTGCCGGTTTCGGAATCCATCGTGGCCGATGCCGACTGGCAACCCATCAATGAGGAGGAAGAACCGAAGGGAGCCCGCAAGGCTCCGGTTGACTTTGATTGATCCCCTGTTCGATCGGCCGATCCTCCCCAGGCAGTTCCGACCCCGGGCGCCTCGGGAATCGGCCGACTGGCGGGTAGCCGGTTGATTTCTCGGGACATTGGGGACCAAGATGGCGCTCGACTTCCCCCAGGGGGAGTCTGCACTCCACCCGCGTCGATCGCCACCCGAGACGTCGAACCAGAGAGGGGTCTTCACATGACGCAGACGATGCGCATCGCGTTGGCGGCCGTGGCCGCCGTGGCTTTCGTGGCCACTTCCGCAGACGCTCAGACGCTAACCGCCGGGATGGACCGCGGCACGCCCGACTTGAAGTCAGCTGGCGCCTTGACCTTCGGGCCTGAAGGGGTCTTGTTCGTTGGCGATTCGGCCGGTGCAGCCGTCTTTGCCATCGCTACCGGAGACACCGAATGTGCCTGCGAGGGATCGATCGAGGCGGCCAAGATCAACGAGCGAATCGCTGCCGAGCTCGGCACCGAGAGCCGAGAGATTCTCATCAACGACCTTGCCGTAAACCCTGCTTCTGGGAATGCGTTTCTGTCGGTTTCGCGAGGACGAGGACCAGAGGCCGAACCGGTGATTGTCCGTGTCGAGCCCTCGGGAGTGGTTGAAGTCCTCGACCTCTCGGACGTCCTCTTTGCCAAGACCACGCTGCCGAACCCTCCCGATCCGAACGCCGAGGAGCGCGGCCGAAGCCTCCGCAGCCAGTCGATCACTGACCTGGTTTTCGCCGACGGGCGATTGTTTGTCGCCGGTCTGTCAAACGAGGAGTTCTCCTCGCGGCTGATGGCCATTCCTGTCCCGTTCCAGGCCGATGCCGAGTCGGCGAGCCTGGAAATCTATCACGGTGCCCACGGCCGGTTCGAGACACGATCGCCGATCCGAACCTTCATCGCCACGCAACTTCAGGGTGAGCCGTACCTGATGGCCGCCTACACCTGCACCCCCCTGGTGAAGATTCCCATGGCCGAACTTCAGGCCGGTGCCCATGTAAAGGGGATCACCATCGCCGAGCTCGGCAACCGCAACACCCCACTCGACATGGTTGCCTACCAGAAGGATGGACGTGATTTGCTCCTGATCGCCAACTCAGCCCGAGGCGTCATGAAGCTCGATGCTGGGCCGGCCCTGTCGATCGAGGGAATCACCACCCGGATCGAGGACACTGCTGGACTCGACTACGAGACGCTCGGCCACCTCAATGGCGTCGTCCAACTCGATCGGCTTAACGATACCCACGCCCTGATTCTCGTCCAGGACGACAGCGGCGCCCAGGATCTTCAATCGATCGAGCTGCCCTGATTCCCCTTCGAATCGTGAGGTTTCGAGACCGAGGCTCGGGAGCAATCCCGAGCCTCGGCTGGTTGCGCGGAACTCGCTCGGCAACACTTCCTCTACCCTTGGCGCTTCATCGGTGAGGATCATCATGACCTGCTGGCTCTCCTTACTCGTCGCTGTGGTCAGACTCTCCGGGCCGATCGGAAGCGAAGGGCCGGCGATTCGCCTGGCTGAGGATGGGGCTTTCGAGGTGGTCGGGATCAGCCTCCCCTCAATGGAGCATCGTGAGGGGGTCCGTGTCGTGAGCCGCGTCTTCACCGTTGCTGTTCGTGGGGCTGAGGTTTCGATGCTCGGCCAGGTCCAGATCGATCCGGATCGGATCCGCTTCGTGCCTCGGTTCCCCATCCGACCAGGGACGACCTACCGGGCGACCTTTCGACCGGCCTTGCTCCCTGGTGGAGATCCCGATGCCAAGCCAATTCAGGCCGACATCACCCTGCCCGATCCGGACGCAGAGAACGAGCCGACCCGCATCGTCGCCGTGTATCCCTCCAGCGATCAACTGCCGGAGAACCTACTGCGCTTCTACGTCCAGTTCTCGGCTCCCATGAGTCGGGGAGACGCCTACCGTCACCTCCGGTTGACGGGGACTAACGGCGAGCCGGTCCCATCGCCCTTCCTGGAGCTGGATGAGGAACTCTGGGATCCGTCAGGCACTCGCCTGACCTTGCTGATTGATCCGGGTCGGATCAAGCAGGGGCTTGTTCCTCGGGAGGAGCTTGGGCCGGTCCTGGAAGCGGGGCGATGCTACACGCTCACGATTGCTTCGGAATGGCCGGATGCCACCGGTCGTTCCCTCGCCGAGCCGTTCCGAAAGACCTTCGATACCACGCCAGCCGATGAAGTCCCGCCCGATCCCTCAGACTGGCAAATCGATACACCGAAGGCAGGAACTAGGTCACCCCTGGTTGTGCGATTGCCCGAGCCGCTCGATCGTGCCCTGCTCGGTCGCTTGCTCTTTCTGACCGATCTGGAAGGGCGTCTAGTCCCAGGGCGGGTCGAGGCGGCCGATGCTGAAACCTGCTGGCGCTTCTCCCCTGAATCGTCCTGGCAATCCGGCCGCTACCTCTTGGTGGCGGACACCGACCTGGAAGACCTCGCCGGGAATGGCATCGGTCGCCCGTTCGAAGTCGATGTGTTTGATCGGATTGAGCCCCGAGTGGACGTTCGGACGGTGTCGGTTCCCTTCGAGGTCGCCCCTTGATCGGTCACGATCCGAGATCGAATTGCCCAGTGCTTGCCTCCAGATTGTCAAAGAGCTGTGGTCGATCAGAACGGTTGAGAACTTGATTCGCCAGAGGCTCGGATCAGGGCGTTCGTTTTGTGTTGGAGCGGTTCGCCACGATGGCAGACGACATCCGGTGCGCTCCCGAGATCATCAATGAGGTGGTCGAGAGAGTTGTTATAACCTTAATATTGAAAAGGGATTGTGGTCCGTGGTTCTGACTTTCTCTGGACCAGAAATGGGTTCGTCCCGTCACAAGTGCGTCGCCGAATCCCTCACCGTGAGGTCGGAGATTCGGAAGGAGGGATGAGCACGATGACGCGGAAGGATTGCGTCGGGTTGATCGGAGAGGGACGCCGTCCGGTGCGCCGGGCTCGGTGTGGCACCCGAATGTGGGCGAAACAGCACAACGTCTTGCTGGAAAACGGGTTGAAACGTCATCGTTCGGCCTGATGGGGCGTGTCCTGGGTTCGTTTCGTCAGTCGGTTCGAACGGATTGGCGCGAGACAAGAGCAATGGACACGTGGTTGGGCCGAGCGAGGAGTCGGAAGAGGCGAGGATCGGGGCTTACGAGTCGCCCAGGCGATGAATGTGCGCCTGAGTGCGCCATGCGGTGCGCTGTCGGAAGACGGTGAAGATGCCGGGGTTATTGTTGCGTAACTGCTTGGCGGAATGTCGGTTGAGGAGCGGAGGAACAGGAGCGTTGTGACGGTCAACGGGTTCGTTTTGTCGCAGACGTCGTAGGTGACTTGGTATTCGGGCAAGGGTCGGTAGGCCCATGAGGGGCCGCCCGAGGTCCGCCTGCTCAGATTCCAGGGCATTTGGAGTCCACTGGTT includes these proteins:
- a CDS encoding VPS10 domain-containing protein; the encoded protein is MAVGLGIVALAVSPVWAQEVNLDTQDRISEIQERIEELTRQLEALKQAEAERALAEGEGPRVDPAWIDSLQWRELGPANMGGRIVSLAVVEDDPSTFYVATASGGLLKTTNNGISFTHLFERETTVSIGDVAVAPSDPNIVWVGTGEQNPRNSVSYGDGVYKSTDGGKTWTNMGLKESFQIGRILIHPHDSNVVYVGALGRLYGPNEERGLYKTTDGGDTWEKVLHLDESTGIIDAVMHPTNPDTLLVAAYERRRDEFDVGDPAVKFGEKAGIYKTTDGGRSFARITQGLPTCKLGRIGLNYFRSNPDVVFAIVESERIGEGPKLPEGKQPALMGIQGEDSEIGAGLTAITPDGPAAKAGLESGDVVTEIDGTKVEKYQDLIDVLRTKFAGDTVSVKARRGDEEKTFELTFAARPTQGDTRRPFAASLGGQQENKQDEQGDEGFETGGVYKSTDGGETWTRINSLNPRPMYFSKIRVDPTDEQRLYVLGIALYRSQDGGKTFTADGAREAHADNHALWIDPRDGRHIILGTDGGTYVSYDRCEQWDHLNHLALGQFYHVAIDTRRLYSAYGGLQDNGTWGGPVATRNGQGPTNEDWIRVGGGDGFQCRVDPDDPDLIYYTSQYGALQRVNLRTGERGSIRPPRPEGTRYRWNWNTPFILSSHNPKVYYAAGNYVFRSLDRGNDLRIISPEITRTDRGSATALAESPVDRDVLYVGTDDGKLWVSRDGGVVWTDVTEALGLPGPRGMSTVEPSRFEAGRCYVAIDAHRNDDDNPYLFVTEDYGETWESITSNLPRGSTRCLREDVKNPELLYCGTEFALWFSINRGQSWQRLNSNLPTVAIHEIAIHPTAGEIVAATHGRSLWVLDVTPIRELTEEVREAKAHLYRPLPAVRWKREPIRGGTNRKFYGENPTNGGVLYYSLTREAEQVSLNVVDAAGQTLQTLRTSRQPGLHRVVWDLTRRPEGRRGLPGGRRMQGIPVPPGTYGIILEVDGESFRQTIRVEQDPALPVSESIVADADWQPINEEEEPKGARKAPVDFD